The following nucleotide sequence is from Paenibacillus andongensis.
ACACTGCAATCGTGCATGATTCCTATGATTTTAGAAATGAGAAGGACGTCCTCCGAATGAAGAATCGTATATGTCAAAAATGAAAAGAGGAAGGCATAATGCCTTCCCCTCTTAACTGATCCTTTTGCTCATTTCCGGACTAATCGTGCGTTTCAAGTGACGGCTACAGGATTATTTACCGCCTTTATCAAGATACGCTTGGACTTGCTTGACCAGCTCTGCCCGAATCTTATCCAATCCCAGCGCACGAAGTTCCTTGTTCATCTTCGTGGCCGTATCCCTCCAGTTCGGATCAGAACCTGTTACGAAGAGAGGCTTGTATTCCTCAAGCTTGAGAGATACTTTGGCAATTTCAGTCTTTACAGGCGTTGCGTCGAATACAAATTTGGCCAGAGAAAGCGTAAAATACGCGTTATTCGTTTTTACAAACTGGAGTACCTTTTTCGCATACGGATCCGTATCAGCATTCATGCGTTCATACATCGAGTTCATCGACAATTCATACCACGGGAAGCTGTATTTTTTAGCTTGATCGTTCGAACGCGAATAGCCATGATCTCCGACCTTGGTCCAGTGCTCGCCTTCGATTCCCCAAGTGAACAGATCGTTATTTTCCTGGCTGCTGAAAATCCAATCCAAAACTTTCATCGTACGGTCAACATTTTTGGACGTAACCGGAACGACAGCGTGGTTGTATGGGATATAGTTGGTTCCGAGAGCTTGGGGTTGAAGATTGGCGACTTTGGTGTTATAGACGAAGTACTCGATATCTGCGCCTGGAATAGCTTGTTGGATCGTTTTCTTAACGTCAGCCATCGCTCTTACATTCCATTCGCTTGCTGCGGCTTTGCCGGAATTGAACAGTGCTCCGGGGTTCTTCTGAGCCAAAACATCTATCTCAAGGTATTTGTTCCATTGAACATACTTATCCAGGTATTGGTACAGGTAATCCGGTTTATTATACGGATCCGGGAGGTTTGCATAATCCGATGCCCGGTCACCCAATGTTACAGCACCTAATACCTTTTTGCCGTCATCGGAGAGAACCACGCTGAAATTCACACCTGTGCCGGAGATGAAGTACGGGTTGGTACGAATGTTTTTTTGTACCTCTTCATTAGCAAACATTTCACCATTGGCAAAGCCGCGAGTATTTCGTACAGCCAGAGGAACCAGCTCCGGGTTCTGCTCCTTCACCTTATCCATGAACACCTGGAACTCTTCCATGGTCTTGATCGGTTGCAAGCCATATTTCTCGCGCAAGTCCTTACGGTAATAAATGGCGCCCGGAATCTTCCATGCCTCCGTCATTGGAATGCTATAAAGATGGCCATTCACTTTATTGGCTTCAATGAGTTCCGGAGGAAACGCTTTCGTAAGTCCCGGGTATGCATCATTGTTGAAATACTTTTCTAGCGGTTGATAGTACCCCCGTGCAATATTCTGATACAAGGTTCCGGCGCCAAGATAGTCGAACGACAAGTCCACTTCATCGCCAGCGGCCATCTTCAGTCCAAGCATCTGCGTTAGTTCGCTGCTGGGAAACTCGATATCGAGCTTGGTATTTAGTGTATCCTTGGTGCGCTTCTCGAACTCGGCCAGCACCTTATCCATCTCTGGCGGCTTGGATTGCTGGAACAGTAATTTCAATGTTACAGGTGACGGTGGCGTAGACGGTGCACTTGAAGCTGTGGAAGCGGCGTCGCTCGGAGCAGTTGAAGCTCCGGCATCTCCATTACTTTCGGAGCAAGCTGCAACGGATAGCACCATTGTTGCAAACGCCATCCATAAGGTTGCGTTCTTGATCGACTTTCTTTTCAACTTGCGATTTCCTCCTTTCCATTAATTCAATCGATGCTCCATTCGGTAATGCTGCGGCGACTTGCCAACGTACTTCTTGAACGAGACATAAAAGTAGTTGGAATTTGCTATGCCGACCATCTCGCTGATCCTAGCCGCAGGATAATCAGTTTGGGTCAGCAGTTCTTTGGCTTTCTCAAAACGGTAATTGCTGAGATATTGACTAATGGTCTCACCGCATAGATCGTTGAAAATTTTGCGGACATGGTTTTTGGTCATTCCGGTTTGCTTCACCAGGTCGTCAATGGTTAGATCCGGGTTGCTGTATTCCATGTGGATGTACGCCTTCACCTTATCAACAACCTTGACACCTCGTAACGAAAAATCATGATCCCGGAAATCCATGATCTTTTCGCATATTCTAATGTATTCGTCCTTGATATAGGCTAATGTATCCCATTGGCGCAAGGATTCCGATAATGAGGACATATCCATGTGCAGCAGCTCATCATCATCTGTAATCACCTTCGCAACACGTTCTGACATGATTACCATTTGGGACAGGTACTGCATGATCTCTTCATAATGATACTTCGATATCGTCTCGAAAAACTCATTTACAAGCGCACGATGCTTCGGTTTGTTTCCCGTCTTCATCTGATCCGTAATCATCTTTTCCAATTGGTAGGGGTATTCATCCGCTGGCATCCGCTGTGACATCTCCGGCACATAAGGGATCACCGTTCCTGTCCCGTGAATAATTCTGTATTGTGCCGCCTGACATGCCTCGTGCCAAGAATAAGTCATTTGCTCGAGACGCTGTACAACAGTACCAAAGGATATGGTTACGGATAAAGGGAGATATCCCCTTATATTTCCCAGCACTTCATGGAAAGCTTTAAGATAAGCATCGGCATTGTTTGGTTGGTCTTTAGCCATGTTCATTAGAACAGCGATCGTATCTTCATTATATTCGAATAGCTCCGCAGTACAGTAGGGAACCAAAGTTTCGTCAACCATATTCATAATCGCATACTTGAACAATGCTTGGTCTTTCAATTGAAATCTGTTGCTTAGTGAATAATAATCATCAATCCGAATCGCAGCGGCCAGATAAGGTCCACCTGCCAAATCGATTCCAAGACTATGAAGCCGCTTTAGATTGTTGGGATCTTCTTTAAATTGTCCAAGTACAATCTCCTTTAGCAATTCCCTCTTGCTGGCATCTCTGTGCCTTGACATACTGCTCTGCAAATCCTGCACCCGTTCTTCTTGATGGGAAATCCATGATTCGATCATTTCATATTCGTTCGCATGCGGTGGATGCAACGGTTTGGTCGAACTCCCCCCTATTTTCCTTGCCAAATTCCGAACGGGAATGTAGATCGACCGAATGGAGAGAATAGCACTTACAATTGCGATAATGATAAATAGACCGGTAATACTGAGGATGAACCACTGAACCATGATTACGGTACCCAAAATGCTGTTTTCCTCCACCATACTGATTGCGATCCATCCTAGTTGATCGGATTTCAAATATGCGACCAAATAGTTATCCCCTTTGATCGAAACACTGATTTGTCCCCTTGTATGTTCGGAATGCAAGATCTCATCGATATAACGTTCATCCGCAATACGTTTCATGAGAAATTGTGGGTCCGAATGGGAAAGCACCATTCCGTGCTGATTGATAATCATCGATTGCCGTGATATTCCCTGCCCTGCCTTGCTAATAAGCTCTTGAAGCGTTTGTTGATTCAAGTTAACAACCAGCGCCCCATCTGAAGTTCCATCCTGTTTAAACTGTGTATAAACGATCGATAACAAATTCATGTCTACTGGCGTGTTATCATAAGAAAACCGCTCCCTTCTTGGAATAAAAACTCCCCTGCTGAAGAATTTCTGTCCTTGTTTTAACAGTTCGGTCATCTCGTTGTCGTAGAAGGAATCTACCGTGTTTCGGGTGCTTTCGGAGGAAAAGACGATGTCATGATTCATGTTATAGATATAAACCGATTCTATTAAGGGATTGGCTGCTTTTAAATCCACGAGCTTATCCCGGATCCGCTTGGATTGCATGCCGGTAAATTCATCCCCGTACATCGCATTAAATATCTCCGTATCATTCGTATAAAGCTGCCCGAAGTAGTAATAGGTAGACCTCAGAAGCACGTCAGCCGTGTGGTAAGCTTGCTCCGTCATTGTATCAACTGATGCTTTAGCTTCCTTGGTTAAGCCTCTGGAGACGGTATTCGTCATGAAAAACGAAACTACACTAACCAAAATCAATACGAGCATAGAATGAAAAAACACCGTTTTCACCAATACCGAATTTTTCAACGGAATACCTCTGATCCTTATCATTGTCAGCCCCTCATTGTTGTCTATTTTCTGTACGATTTGTTGGATTTTCCTTTGCATCTTATGATAAATCATACAAGACCCATTTCATAGAAGATTTAATAGTATTGTAATTGTAGCAAAAATATAAGCTCATTGAAAAGAAATCGGACGTAAAACTTGACAGAAATATGCCGTAAATACGCAGGGAGAGGAGGCATATGGAATTCCGTTCCGCGGCCGTTATCCTTCCCTCAACTTCACTAATTTGTTTTGGAGTTGATCTAACTTTTGACTAATCTTCAATACCGCAGGATAATGAAGCCCTAATTCCGCACCCAATATCTCCATTTCGGATCTTAAACCCTCGTACCTCTGAAACAGGATATTTTTCATGAGCAAATCGTCTATTTCATTGTCTGCATTCTCCATTACTATCCTCCTTCTGATATGTTAAAAAAGACCGTTCAGTAATGAAACGGTCAAGAGTTAATCAAATTTAAAAATAAATTTTCCCCGCAGCAACAGCAAGCTGCGGGGTATCTTATAGTCACCCACTTTGCTCACTCAGATATACACTGTTAACCAACGTCGACCTTTTCATGTAATTTTTCATAATCATGATCCGTTCCTTGTTTTTTCACATAGTTTCGGATTGTCGCATCGCTTCCGAACATACTCACCGAACTGATGATGTATATATCCGACCAGAATTGCTCACCCCGTAACTTCTTCTTAACTTCGGGATGTCTAGCGAATATCTCTCTAGCCGTGAGACTCCTTATCGTTTGTATGACCATCATTGGAGTATCCCTCGACATCGACTGTACCAGAAATGTACGTTTTATTCTCGATTCCAATCTCCAGAAACTCGATTTCATATCGTTTAGACATATCCAAACAAAGTGATACATATTTACCGACTTATTGGGTGATTTATGAATATACTCACTCAAATCACAGCTTCTCCTTCTACGCTCTTTTATGTGCTAATATACAGCAATACTTAATTATGATACGCAGCAAGCTGCGGGGAATTAGCCCCTTAGAGATTAAAGGTTTGCAATAGTCCCCTTCCATGATTCACCACCAAAAGAGACTACCGCATTAATAATTGTCAGCAATATACATTACTCTGTCCTATAGATATCCCTATTACTGCTTGACCAGCGACCAATGCTCGTTGCCGCCTCCGCTCCACGACCATTGTATTACGGTCGCGGCATCAGCCGTTGAAGCCCCGCTCACGTCAAGCACTTTCCCGCTGTGACGGACTATGATCTTGCAGGTCGTTCCCGATACTATTGTGTTGTGTATTCAAACGCGTCAACACCGATATACGTGTTGGATGATGCTGCATTCTTGGTACCCTTTGCAACGATCTTTATGGTATGTTGTGCATTTGTAAGTCCCGTTTTTGTATAGATAACAGCCTGCTTGGTTGTGACCGGCGCATACAAATCAATGTCGGCAGCATCAAGCACATTGTCGATATATACATCAAGCTTGCCATAGTTCGGCTGGGTCTGACCGATGTATTTGATTGAGGTTCCTGTGAATGTAAATTGCGCATAGCTGTTCACAGTGTTTGTACTGCTTTCGGAACCATTGTAGTCATTTACATCGTTCCAATTGCCCCATGCCGGGTTGTAGGTCACCGCAGCATTCTTGTCATCAACCTTTACGGTTGTGACGGTACTCGTATAAACCTCAAACTCGTAAATCCTTGAATGCTGATCGGTGTTTTGCGTCGGAGTGGTGATGTAAAGCCTTACATAACGCGCAGTAAATTTGGACACCGTTCTATCGGTTACGCTTGCGGTGTTCCCAGTTACAGTATCAACATCAAACCACGTCGACCCGTCCATGCTTCCTTGCAGCTTGAAGTCCTTGGTGTTCAAAGTAGCACTTTCGCCGCCGGCTCCCGCATGCTTGACCACCCACCTGTTCAAGTCGACAGGCTGGCCGATGTCGACCTGCAGCCACTGCGCGCCGTAGTCCACATTTGTGCACCACTTGCCGTTAGCTGTTGTTCCGTCAACCGCTAATGCCGGATCCTGGTCAATCACGCCCCGACCTGCGGTAAAGAATGCATTTGCAGCCGCAGTCTTGTTCAATACTGCGTTAGTTCCGCTCGGTATAGGTAGCTGTTTAACTTCACCCAGTTGAAGATAATCAATATTGAAATTTCCGCTATCGCCGGAATCAATCTTGTAATCTATGGAATGGAATCCAGCAGTGAGATTAACAAAATCTTCCCTTAAAGCATAAGCATTCGAATTTGTGGTACCGTTCAAACTGATCTGTTTGAGCTTGGTCCCATCCACGTACAAACTTGCAGTGACAGTGCCGGCGCCTGCCGAATAGATCAAAGATAATTTCTCATAAGTGGTCGCAGGAACGGTTGTATTGAATGAAACCATATTTCCCTGCTGTGCAGGTACTTTAAGGTAAGCTCCTCCCGAGAAACCGCTGCCGACATGATCCTTCGTTACGTTTCCACCACGCGCTGCATCGTATTCCGCCTCAAGCCGTTTTGCATAAGGTGAAACTACAATGTAGTCAAGGTTTATATTTCCTGTGTCTCCGGAATCATATTTGTACTCGACCATGTTCAGTCCTGACTTGAGATATACGATTTCGTTTTCGTCCGCCCAGGTATTCCAGTTCGCTGTTTTGTTGAAGGCAACCTGTTTGGTCTTCACGCCGTTAATATACAGGCTCATGGTTTTGTTTGCGTCACCAGCGCCATACCTTGTTTTCAAAGTATAGTTCCCATCATTGGTTACATTAAATGCAAACCTGATACCTGCGCCCGGTGTTTGCGTCCATCCGACAAAGCCTGTACCGGAATAATTGCCGCTTCCATTCGTTACCGCGGATTGTCCTATAAGCGTAGCTTCATCCTCGGCTTCATACTTCTGATCAAGCGGTATAACAATCAGATTATCTAAGTTGATATTACCGCTATCACCCGTATCATATTTAATAGCGATTGTATTGCTGCCTGAATTCAAGCTTAAATCCACCGGCCTGTCCGCCCATGTATCCCAATTTGCCGTATTTGGGAATGTAAGCACGCCAAGCTTATTGCCATTAACATATAAGCTGTTTCTCTTGTCTCCCGAAGCGGCGCCGTATCGGATTACAGCCCTGTAATTGCCTGCTTGCGGAACGTTTACCGTAAAGGTTGTTGTAGCCCCTTGCGAACCATAACCGCCAACATGAGCTGCTCCTGTACGGCCCGTACGGTCTGTAGCAATGGCAGCGCCGCCGGACAATGCGGCATTTTCCGCTTCATACTTCACAACCTGAGTTGGATAGGTTGTCGCATCAAGTCCCCAGAATCCGGTTAAGTCCTTTAACTGCTGAATTCCAGTCATAATGGTATAAGGAACCCACGGCACATTGTCAACATGCCCCTTGCCCCTGTTCCACCAGGTCCTTTCCCTGTCCACCGAAGACCACATAACCTCCAGTGTGAACCCGATCCCGGTATCCCTTTGCGTATCTCCCAAAGCGCCAATCCTATCATTCATATTGACATATTCCAGTGAGTTATACAGTACATCGTTGGCAAAATCCTTGTAGTGCGAGTCCCCTGTAGCTTGGTAAAGCTTGGTGAATTCCGGCACCCAGTTTATCATATATTGATCTATCGAAGCTGAACCGGCATTTACAAAGCTTAAACCGTAAGGCTTCGCTATCTGATCAGTTTCATATTGATTGGTACTGAAAGGCGTCATCTGAAAATTTTCCCTGATCTGCCATGTTTCAAGGTAGTCTGCTGTAGTCTTGGCTCGATCCAGCCACTTGCTGTCGGAAGTCGCTCTATACAGCGCCATAAAGGATTCCAAGGCTTTGCCGGCCATTTCCCTGTCAAAGCACACACCGCTTGGCCCATAATCGACAACGCCGTTATTGAACCTCAGCGTATTCCATCCGCCGTTCCATTGAGCATCGCCTATAGCTATGGCTTGATTCAGGTATTTGACATCATGTGTATAATTGTATACCTCCATCAGAAGAGGAATTCCAAACCTGTCGTTATAGTATGTTCCGGTCGGGCTGATCCAAAGCGAATCAACCTTGGATATTACGTAATTATACCAACTTGTATTTGTAACGCCGTTTTTATTCTTATCCACAATATATGCTTTCAATATATTCTGAAGAGCTTCTGCATAGGATCTGTCAGGCATATAGCCGGCGCCCACTTTGTTGCTTGATATCTGGTAATTTATGACTGCCCTGGCATGGTCCAGGTATTCTGAATGACCATAATAGTTGCCGGCCCAGAGCATGATGGACGCCAGATCTGCCGCTCTGCCAATAAAACCACTGTCTTCTGTCGCAATGGTGGAATTAGCCATATACTTGGCAGCCGAACCAACGTAGCCGAAACCCCTGTCAATGTACGCAACAAGCTCCTCAAAGACAGACTGTACATCACTCCGGTAATTATCCGTAACATTGCCGTAGGCGTCACGCCATCTGGTTTTGATGGATGTGCTGAAGTCAGCATAGGATTTTAAGCTAAGCCGGATATCGGAATTCTTGATTGAATTGGCCGTCATGGGTGAAAACCGCCATATAACCTGGTTGTCACCGAAGGCTCCCTGCCAGTCTCTGGTATAACCTGGGAATGTCTGGAACATTTCCGTGTAGTTGCTTGTACCGGAAGTTACCTTCCTCAAGCCCAAGCCCGCCACATTAATCCTGTCATCGATAAGGATTTTCGAATTTACGTTCATATCTCCATCGACCGTCTCCATCTTCCCGTTCGTGGCATCTGCTACACTTAATGAAAGGCCGGTAGATGCGTCATAGTTTGAAATCAAGGGAACGGACAGAGCATCAACTGCCAGAGAAGATTCAAAGCCTTTAAATGCAGCCCTTGAGCGATCAGTAAAATTATCGCTGTCATTCCCGTACCACATGGACGGAGCAAACCATTTATAGTCTGCAGGCTGTTTGGCATCCGAGCTCCTGACCACCAGGGTAGTCATAAATCCTTTATCATTCTGGTTCGCTGAGGCAACTGTCGACCTCCTGCTAATATTTATCTTTCCGCCGACATACGTATATCTGTCTTCGACATTAATAGTGCTTCCATTCGAGGTAGTGAATGAAGCTGTGCCTACGTACTCACTCCCATTTACTGCGAGTGTGCTATAAGCTTTATACTGAAAATCACTTACAGCATTATTGGCGTCTACGGTTCTTATTCCTACAGGCCCGTTTGGAGATGACCATACAACAGAAGCGCCGTTGTAAATCTCCAGTTTATATCCGTTTAACCCGGTGTCCTGAACCAGCTTGTACGTAAAATTCTCATCTGTTCCAATGGTATAATCCGCTGCATAGACAACCGCCGGTGAAAGCGCAAACACCTGCAGCAGTAATGCTGTTATTATAGCGTACGCAATTAGTTTGTACTTTTTGAACATGATTCTTCCTCCCTTGTAATTTAATGGCCTCTCGTTTTAATCTCTGTGGGTCTACTTCCCCGCAGCTTGCTGCGGGGAAGTTCATGGAATCCCTACTTGTAGTTTAATGCTATCATCTGATGTCCTTGAACTTCCGGGACTGTAAAAGCAATTCCTCCTTCATGAAGCCTGAATTCGATTTCCTTGCCTTGCGGAACACAGATGACACTATCCACCTCTTTGCCCGGCTTTAAAATCAAACTGATATTGTATAAAGGAATGACATCCTCAATAATATCGAGGTCAACAGCTCTCCTTTCCGGTATATAGTGCAAGAGGTGAACTATTAACCGCTTTTCCTTCACCTGCTCATTAACGGCAGTAAGCATTGTACTTGGCCCGTTATGCTTTAGAACAGGGTCCGGTATAAGCATTTCTACAGCATTTAAGAATAGTTGCTTGCACCATCTTGGTGCGTTTTGGTGATATTGCTTGAAGATGGGATGAGCAAAATAAATGACCTTCCCATTCCTGACGATACCCTGGTAACCTGTTTTTCCTGAAGAAGGAGTCTGGCGGTGGGAACAGAAATGCTCATAAGTGCGGTCAAAGCAGGATAAAATCACGTCCGCCAGCACTTCACTGCCGGCAAGGGCTTCAACTTCCAGCCCCTTCATATACATGACGTGCTCGGTTTCAGGAAGTCCCTTCCCAATATCTCCCTTTGGAATTATATAGTCCGCATAATTAAATACAGGATAGTTTTCACCGCGGACAAGATTTCCGTCAAGATCTCGCGTCGCTTCTTCTTTAAGCCTTACACCCAGTTCCTTCAAATTGAAATTGCTTTTTGCTGCGTCTAATCCCGACTCAAAGGATGCGATTACAGCGCCGCCGTTCCTAATATAGTTGTCTAACTTTACAGCAAACTCTTCCGATACGGGAATTTCATCCGGGAGTAAAAGCAACCTGTACAAAGATAAATCACTCTTTGTATCGATAATGTCAAACTGGTGCGCACCTTCCTGCAGCATTCTAGTAACGCCTCTCAGCGAAGGCGTCAAGTCCCGGTTAAATCTCTTTTCGTATTCTTCAGATGTAAATACACCTATTTCAGTAACAGGTTTTGCTGCCTTGCACCAGGGTTCTTTTTTCTCAATCTCGGAATAGACCCCCCCGATTAGTTGGTACACCGGCTCTGACAGCTTGCCGTTGGGATCAAGCTGATCGCCGATCAGGCACTTCGCATTCAGTGCAAGCATATTGAAGCATTCAAACTCAAGGGCCGCCATATTTTTAAAAGAGTGGAAATCCCCCCACATGGTGTGGAACTTCCCCGTCTGTGCGAGACAATCAAGTCCGAGATTGCGACCATAGCGCATGGTAATGGGAAAATGCAGATATCCCCATAGACCGCTGGGCAGCGACTCAAGCTCAAAATGGGTGAACGCCTCGGTAACGGACCTGTGCGCGGTTCCTATATGCCCTTTGTTGTAAAATATACTGCAATCTTCGCTATATTGGCGGACAAAATTCGTCATATCAATCTGGAATTCGTCAATCGTCATTTGCGAATAGATGGAACGGTCCATGTCATTATGGGGTTTTAAACCTTTTTCAACCATCCCCTGCCTACAGTGCCTGCATGCACAGCCTACAGGAAACACAATGTCAAAGAATAAACCATCCACAGGATGAAACGTTTCGAGAACTTCCTTGGTATGGGCTTTCAAAAAATCTCTGTATGGGGAATTCACACATAACGTATGATAGAATCCCGGTTCAAACGGTTTCTGAACGATATCTTCAGGAGATCCGATGATACTGCCGTCTTCATTTACGGATAACCACTCCGGATGCTCCTGTGCTGTGTAATAATCCCATTGAACCGTGATATATATAGGTACCCGTATACCTCTTTTATGGCACGCTTCAATTTGCTCCTTCAGAAGGTTTTTATTCACAAGATGCGGATGGATTCTCTCAGGATTGATTTTTGAGTCGTAATAGATCATTCCGTGATGACATCTTGCAAAACAGGTGACGGAATTCACCCTGGCTTTCTCCAGGGTATCCACAAATTCTTCGGCATTGAAATCTCTGCCTACACCTTCAATCAACGGACTGGTGTGAAAATCCAGATGTACCTGACGGAAATTCAGTTCAAACTTACCCATAACTTACTCCTCTCATAATAAAAAGCCTGGCATACCTTTTTAGTAAATTTGCGTAAATAAAGCAGTCTATAGTCTATAATACTATGAAAGAATGATCATTAAAGATTGATCAGTAGTATTATAGACTGCGGAGACTTAGCGCTTAGAAAAGTAATGACACTTTTGATTACTTCTTCTTGGCCTCATATTTATCAATCTCATCCTGCACCTTTTTGGCAGCTTCTTCCGGCGAAAATTTCAAAAGCATATCGATGATAGCATTGCGGCTGGTGTCCGTTAACGCTGGATCCGGGTCATAATCAAAATAGTCTCCGCCAGGCTCTTTAATGGTTGTCATGTAGGAAACCATATCTTTGAAGATTTTTGGCGCGTCTTCAGGTGAAGTCGTATCTGTTCTTGAACCTAGCAGTTTCGCTTTGTCCAATTTATTTTGTTGCTGTTCCTTTCCTGTGAAAAATTTAGCAAATTCGATAGTCATATCCTTTTCTAGGCCCTTCATCGTTCCACTTAGCATAAATCCAACATTAAACATAACCGAATCCGATTTAAATTGTGGTTTATCCTTTAAAGAAGGGAAAGGGAAGAAGCTAATTTTATCTTTGTAAGGCGAGTTGGAATTCGTAATTTCTCCAATCATCCATGATCCGTTCACGCTCATCGCTGATTTCCCCGCTAAAAAGTCGCTTTTTTCCGTGTTATAGTCAATACCTTCAAACCCCTTTTGGAACGCACCTTTCGTTTTCATGTCTTTTAAGATTGCTAAGGATTGAACAACATCAGGATCTGTCCATTTCGCTTTTCTAGTACCGAGATCCTTCACTTTATCTACGCCAACCGTTCGATAAATAATATTATTATGAATATGGCCTGTTCTCCAAGTATCTTTCGCACCGGTACCGAAAGGAATAATATTGGCGGCATTTAATTTATCGATAGCGGCATTCAAGTCATCCATAGTCTCTGGTAATTTCGTAATCCCCGCCTTAGCAAATAAATCAGGATTGTAGTATACAACCTCGGGAGCAAACTCAACAGGAATGGCATAATGTCCTTTTACTCCAAATTTCTCCAGATTCCAAACTTCAAATGAGTTCGAGATAAAGCCATCCGACCACGATTTATCAGCCATCAATGGGGTTATATCCATAAGAAGTCCATTTTTAGCCCAGTCTGCCAGACCTGCCACAGAAGGATAGTAGAAGAATCCTGGGGTTTCACCGGTCGCGATTGCCGTCTTCAGCTTATTATTGTAGGCAGCTTCTTCAGCAACGGAATCATCCTGAATCGTTACATTGGGATGCAGTTTTATAAAAGCATCTTTGGCATCCTTTAAAGGTCCTACATGCGAATCGTCCCCGGCATACCGGGTTAAAATGTGGATCGTTACTTTCTCATCATCCTTTTTTCCGGCGACTGAAGCAGTCGCGCCAGCCTCCGCTGCTTTTTTATCCGGTGAGGTTGTACTTTCAGTTTTTCCACCACCGCAGCCTGCGATAACAGAGACCAACGATACGCAAACTGCCAATGATGCCAAGCTTGTCCTGCTAAATCCTGATTTCTTCATTTTCTTGACCTCCCAATTTCTGATGTGCGTGTAAGCGCTCTTACAAGATTTATTATAAAAAAAATGAAAGGTTAAAAAAATGTATTACTTTGATATGAGTGGTAATATTTTTGCTTCTTATTTACTTTTATTTTCGATATATACAGTAGGCGTTACTCCAAAAAATTTTTTAAAGCATTTGCTAAAGTAATACGGATCGCTATAACCCACTTGTTCTGTTATATCGCTTAATGTAATTTTTAGATCGCCGTCCAACAGTTCCTTGGCTTTGCCTAATCGAATTTTCGTCAAGTATTCAACTAAAGAGCAATTTAACTCTTTGCGGAACACCCGGCTTAAGTGACTTGGATTTAGATAGAGATGGTGTGCGATTTCTTCAATGGTTAAATCCGCATTCGCGTAATGACTTTCCAAGAAGGTTTTGGCTTTCTCGACCACTTTAACAGTAATGGATTTTTTATGGCTGCTAACGTAACGGATCGTCTCTTG
It contains:
- a CDS encoding extracellular solute-binding protein gives rise to the protein MKKSGFSRTSLASLAVCVSLVSVIAGCGGGKTESTTSPDKKAAEAGATASVAGKKDDEKVTIHILTRYAGDDSHVGPLKDAKDAFIKLHPNVTIQDDSVAEEAAYNNKLKTAIATGETPGFFYYPSVAGLADWAKNGLLMDITPLMADKSWSDGFISNSFEVWNLEKFGVKGHYAIPVEFAPEVVYYNPDLFAKAGITKLPETMDDLNAAIDKLNAANIIPFGTGAKDTWRTGHIHNNIIYRTVGVDKVKDLGTRKAKWTDPDVVQSLAILKDMKTKGAFQKGFEGIDYNTEKSDFLAGKSAMSVNGSWMIGEITNSNSPYKDKISFFPFPSLKDKPQFKSDSVMFNVGFMLSGTMKGLEKDMTIEFAKFFTGKEQQQNKLDKAKLLGSRTDTTSPEDAPKIFKDMVSYMTTIKEPGGDYFDYDPDPALTDTSRNAIIDMLLKFSPEEAAKKVQDEIDKYEAKKK